DNA from Marinicella rhabdoformis:
CTCATAAGAACAGCATTCGCAGCCAAGCATTGCGACTCATTCAAAGACAAATCATGTCTTTGGCTGATGACAGTAAAACCAACAGTCAGCACACGGCCTGTGCACGTGCCTTGGCCATCATGACGTACCGAGGTGTTGAAGAATTTGATCAGCGGTTTGACAACTTATCTGAAGCACAATCATACCTAGAGCACAATGGAAATGTGTTTGCACAGCGGTTTTCCTCACGTCGCTATGCACAACTGTCTGCATCAATCGACACACATGAAATCGACCCCAGCAGCATCAAAACACCCACATTAATCATAGCCACCGACAGTGACCAATTGGTCCCTGTGAGTTTGGTAAAAGCATTTGCAGATCAAGTTTCAGCACCTTGTGAATGTCACATCATTCCATCAGCCTTTGGCCACGATGGATTTTTAAAAGAACACCAAGCCATCAAACCCTTGTTGGCACATTTTTTATCGCAACTAATTTCGGAGCAATCACATGACGCAACAGACACCAACCATTGGAACACCAGGGTCCAACACACATCACACCAGTGTTCAGAACAACAGACCGCAAAATTCACAAACGCTGTCTGTTAGGGCCGGTATTGATACAGACACCCAGCACGGAGCCGTAACTCCTGCGCTGTACTTATCAAGCAACTACAGTTTTGCGGACTTTGACCAACCCAGAAAATATGATTATTCTCGCTCTGGCAACCCAACCCGTGATTTGTTGGCTGAAGCCTTAGCCGACTTAGAGCAAGCTGCTGGCGGTGTGGTGACTGCCACTGGCATGGCTGCGGTAACTTTGGTGACGCAACTGGTACCCAAAGGTGGTTTGGTGATTGCACCGCATGATTGCTATGGCGGCACATTCCGCTTGTTGAATACATTACATGAAAAAGGCATTCTGGAAGTGGCCTTCATTGACCAATCTGATGCCAATAAGGTCAGAGCTGCATTGACCCGCGGTGCGGATTTGTTGTGGATAGAAACACCGAGCAACCCTTTGCTTCGTGTGGTTGATGTACAGTCATTGTGTGACTTAGCAGGTGATAAAGTTTTGAAAGTGGTCGATAACACCTTTTTGTCCCCCGCTTTACAGCAGCCTTTGAATTTAGGTGCAGACTTGGTGATTCACTCCACCACCAAATACATCAACGGCCATTCTGATGTCGTTGGTGGGGCCGTATTAGCCAAAACACCTGAGTTAGCCGAACGGGTCCAATGGTGGGCCAACTGCATCGGTATCACGGCAGCACCTTTTGACTGTTTATTGACATTG
Protein-coding regions in this window:
- a CDS encoding alpha/beta fold hydrolase, yielding MKTNNKQFTLSIPSFALHHGGQSGDLFVRCSLFGDIDLPVVVVLGGISANHLVSDDAQTSEKGWWRDVVNHDTFLNGKQVAVLSFEYITLKEESKMLSTHDQANVLASIHQQLNIPAFLSVIGCSYGGMVAQAFASTYPQLTHSLINLVAAHKNSIRSQALRLIQRQIMSLADDSKTNSQHTACARALAIMTYRGVEEFDQRFDNLSEAQSYLEHNGNVFAQRFSSRRYAQLSASIDTHEIDPSSIKTPTLIIATDSDQLVPVSLVKAFADQVSAPCECHIIPSAFGHDGFLKEHQAIKPLLAHFLSQLISEQSHDATDTNHWNTRVQHTSHQCSEQQTAKFTNAVC
- the metB gene encoding cystathionine gamma-synthase, which codes for MTQQTPTIGTPGSNTHHTSVQNNRPQNSQTLSVRAGIDTDTQHGAVTPALYLSSNYSFADFDQPRKYDYSRSGNPTRDLLAEALADLEQAAGGVVTATGMAAVTLVTQLVPKGGLVIAPHDCYGGTFRLLNTLHEKGILEVAFIDQSDANKVRAALTRGADLLWIETPSNPLLRVVDVQSLCDLAGDKVLKVVDNTFLSPALQQPLNLGADLVIHSTTKYINGHSDVVGGAVLAKTPELAERVQWWANCIGITAAPFDCLLTLRGLRTLHVRLQQHVVNTEAVIEALQNHPAVGHIYYPGLTDHPGHQIAKKQQKGFGAMLSFEIKGGETEVRQFLAELKLFTLAESLGGVESLVCHPATMTHAAMTAEARIKAGISQQLIRLSVGIEHSDDLLADLNQALDQCASQRCSLHPIQSKQVKQKQHG